TGGTCGCCGTACAGTCCGAAGGTGGCGAGGGTGCTTATCCGCTTGTGGTAAGTCCAGGAGAAATCGTCTTCGTACAGGTTGAAATCCGCCCAGTCGTAGCCCAGGGCCACCTGCAAGGTGTCGATGGACTTGAACAGACTGTAGCCCGCCATGCCCGCCACGGCCTGCTGGGAAATGGCGTAGTGGTTGAACCCGAGGGAGTCTCCGCCGTGGGCGCGCACGTCTTCGTAGCGGACGGTATCCCTGCTGGTGTAGTTGGCGTAGCTGTAGTTGATTCCAAGGTCAAGAGGTGTGCTCCTGTTGAGCCAGCTTACAAAGAATTCCTTTTCTTGCTCGGGATTCAGGCCGTCGGCATTGATGTAGTCGATGCCCTTGCCCAACTCTAGCAGTAGCCCCAGCTGCACGACGTTTTTCTTGAGAGGATCGCTAAGGAGCGCCAAGAGCCCGAGCTTTGCCTTGCGTTGGCCTTCGCCGAATACGGTCAGGTCCGGGGCGTTCTCGTTGAAACTCAGGAGGGGCACGAACAGCGGTATAAAGGGGATGGGATGGTAGTTCTGTTCGCCGCCGGCCAATTCCCGCGACTCCAGAGGGGTGAACTTCTTTTCGGGCCTCAGGGGGCTTCCGCGCAGCACGATGGGGGCGGGCGCTTTTTGCGCGGAGTCGGCGGCTTGTGCGCCGGTCGGCGACTGTGCAATTTGAGCGCCGGTCAGGGATTGTGCCGCCACCTTGACCTTCAGGGTGTCCCGCATTTCAATCTGGAAGGTGCTGTCCCGTTCGGCAAGGACCGCTTCTGGCGTGCACAGGCTATCTTCGGGCGGGCATACGCGCCAGAGGGTGTCCGGCACGGTGACGGTAGAGTTCCGATAGGTCACGACGATACTGTCAACGGTCACGCTATCCGGACCTGCATCGCGGTAGGGCAGCTTATAAAGGGAAAAACCGTCCTGGTCGTATTGCGTAAAGTACAGCGTGTCGTGCCCGAGGGCCGGGGTGAAGGCTCCGCCCACTACGTTGGTAAGGGGCCGCTCCGTTCCGGTGGCAAGGTCCTTCTCTATCAGGTTGAAAATACCGTTCCGGTTGCTGGCGAATACAATCTTTTCGTTGGAGAGCCAGTTGCCGTCCCGTTCGTCAAAGAGGGTGTCGCTTACGGTCTTGAAATTCTTGCCGTCACTGTCGATGATGGCAAGTCCCCGGTGCACGTCGTCAAAAAATCCGAAGAGAATCCGCTTGCCGTCTGGGCTCACCTTCGGACTGTAGATGTTGAAGTAGCGGAGCTTGCTGT
Above is a genomic segment from Fibrobacter sp. containing:
- a CDS encoding PD40 domain-containing protein gives rise to the protein RDERRETRDDGKAPGSRLEARDTVAGVEIGNIAIEKDASDSADTNLIDISDYAKSGFCAKKPWFDKGIDVYEDSLRGPILAYVSFKNRDRNGRAHFDIALSDTSKNEHFLTHLANAVFPAFDPNGKFLVFARRDGESTRFVLSKVPFNADFGELSAEDPVDLYVPDSKLRYFNIYSPKVSPDGKRILFGFFDDVHRGLAIIDSDGKNFKTVSDTLFDERDGNWLSNEKIVFASNRNGIFNLIEKDLATGTERPLTNVVGGAFTPALGHDTLYFTQYDQDGFSLYKLPYRDAGPDSVTVDSIVVTYRNSTVTVPDTLWRVCPPEDSLCTPEAVLAERDSTFQIEMRDTLKVKVAAQSLTGAQIAQSPTGAQAADSAQKAPAPIVLRGSPLRPEKKFTPLESRELAGGEQNYHPIPFIPLFVPLLSFNENAPDLTVFGEGQRKAKLGLLALLSDPLKKNVVQLGLLLELGKGIDYINADGLNPEQEKEFFVSWLNRSTPLDLGINYSYANYTSRDTVRYEDVRAHGGDSLGFNHYAISQQAVAGMAGYSLFKSIDTLQVALGYDWADFNLYEDDFSWTYHKRISTLATFGLYGDHEGEDGSGISGQGNGAVVTYQYSNSDLYRPGTFAESFYVTESGSIKPRYRNFNIHQVDLNLYGSVQSPLTGARLAAGGKLGGIFNWSTDAKEDTLDSYYYNAVFLEGYPYVRSNESYTRSGTKTAIAEIHYLFPVYDDWRKRLWIFSTRDLYLDVFAQAGAAWNGKWNNSDKFTKHGFWDRSAGFGIRWSNKLFESIPVDMSLIFARALDRIGEEDGVGYKLSPIDLPLIPKRFAPTRIRFNLGMGFLNSWQ